In Panicum virgatum strain AP13 chromosome 4N, P.virgatum_v5, whole genome shotgun sequence, a single window of DNA contains:
- the LOC120668784 gene encoding uncharacterized protein LOC120668784 isoform X1, producing MSSDPAPHLPAPVAPPGAAEVDPQSQPAEPPAEPPEVMHRTRAVDFLGRRTPIVYQNDNGPCPLLAICNVLLLKNVISLNPDASEVSQQKLLSLVAERLIDSNSAIQDKDEEYIRNREQNIADAIDLLPRLTTGIDVNVMFRKIDDFEFTRERAIFDLLDIPLYHGWIVDPQDTETATAIGSKSYNALASGLAEFKSGKQTEEDKHMDEEPVDFAAATTAALTIPSPTVSQGISFDEHTLPDSTEPQIRRGDREEEEELMRVLNLSKAETIAAVDGSVSFDTSHSHSSSNVEETPQSESFQSEAPEVVGLTKEEEHGNHAVSDDGSVLPVTNGAVNSSEVVPKESQEALTSKEPEDNAMKNMLPGDLDKSVQSSESTPAYPSHESFAPSDDQPAAPILVEADNKTCRGHFDADQSTDIEVSGDSSTAACEAASGHATTELDEKSDSLNNSEPPPSSIQDCEPIYQGEEHILGTTNVAYDNQEPVYEGEVVLAEQADKTGETSHCIEDKATEHQWELIDNFLRTTANQLTVYGLFCLQEGLNERELCVFFRNNHFNTMFKYNGSLYLLATDQGFISQTDLVWQKLDEVNGDGVFLTSNFTPFKAETPRNDSWNEQQAMTSTSDYISQFDHTSGNSDLELAIALQQQEFERQPQRFQPPPPQQQQQQQPQIQHQPTQSVRPGLVVGPRQRSNAPPPARSESKKEKCIVM from the exons ATGTCGTCCGATCCCGCGCCCCACCTCCCCGCGCCGGTGGCTCcgccgggcgcggcggaggtggaTCCCCAGTCCCAGCCGGCCGAGCCGCCCGCCGAGCCGCCAGAGGTGATGCACCGGACGAGGGCCGTCGACTTCCTCGGACGCCGCACGCCCATCGTCTACCAGAACGACAACGGCCCCTGCCCGCTCCTCGCCATCT GTAACGTGCTGCTGCTGAAGAATGTGATCAGCCTGAACCCGGATGCCAGCGAGGTGTCGCAGCAGAAATTGCTCTCTCTCGTCGCCGAACGCCTCATCGATTCCAACAGCGCCATACAG GACAAGGACGAGGAGTACATCCGCAACCGGGAGCAGAACATCGCGGATGCCATCGACCTTCTCCCGCGTCTCACGACAGGCATTGACGTGAATGTTATGTTCAGGAA AATTGATGACTTTGAGTTCACTCGAGAGCGTGCCATATTTGATCTTCTCGATATCCCACTATACCATGGATGGATAGTGGACCCTCAG GATACTGAAACTGCTACTGCTATCGGATCGAAGTCCTACAATGCTCTTGCTTCTGGGCTTGCTGAATTCAAGTCGGGGAAACAAACAGAAGAGGATAAACATATGGATGAAGAACCTGTTGATTTTGCTGCTGCGACTACTGCAGCATTAACGATTCCTTCACCCACTGTTTCTCAAGGCATATCATTTGATGAACATACACTCCCAGACTCAACTGAGCCACAAATAAGGCGAGGCGACcgtgaggaagaggaggaactgATGAGGGTCCTTAATCTATCCAAAGCTGAAACTATAGCTGCAGTTGATGGATCTGTTTCTTTTGACACTTCACATAGCCATTCATCCTCCAACGTGGAGGAAACACCACAGAGTGAGAGTTTTCAGTCAGAGGCACCTGAGGTGGTGGGGCTAACAAAAGAAGAGGAACATGGTAATCACGCTGTGAGTGATGATGGTTCTGTGCTACCGGTTACAAATGGTGCTGTTAATAGCAGTGAAGTTGTGCCCAAAGAATCCCAGGAAGCTTTGACATCTAAAGAACCTGAGGACAATGCAATGAAGAATATGCTACCAGGGGACCTTGATAAATCTGTTCAATCTTCAGAATCTACTCCTGCTTATCCGTCTCATGAATCTTTTGCTCCCAGCGATGACCAGCCTGCTGCTCCCATTCTTGttgaagctgataacaagacctGCAGAGGACATTTTGATGCAGACCAATCTACTGATATTGAGGTCAGCGGTGACTCCTCAACTGCAGCTTGTGAAGCTGCTTCAGGTCATGCTACAACAGAATTGGATGAGAAAAGTGATTCTTTAAATAATTCGGAGCCTCCACCTTCAAGCATTCAGGACTGTGAACCAATATACCAAGGTGAAGAGCACATACTTGGCACCACAAATGTGGCATATGATAATCAAGAGCCGGTGTATGAGGGGGAGGTGGTTCTTGCTGAGCAGGCTGACAAGACTGGGGAAACTAGCCATTGCATAGAAGACAAGGCCACAGAACATCAAT GGGAACTGATCGATAATTTTCTACGGACTACTGCTAACCAGCTAACTGTCTATGG TCTCTTCTGTTTACAAGAGGGACTTAACGAAAGAGAGCTTTGTGTATTCTTCCGTAATAATCACTTCAACACTATGTTCAAG TACAACGGGAGCCTATATCTCCTAGCAACTGATCAAGGTTTTATAAGTCAAACTGATTTGGTGTGGCAAAAGCTGGATGAG gtgaatggCGATGGAGTTTTTCTTACTAGCAACTTCACACCATTTAAGGCTGAAACTCCAAGAAACGATTCATGGAATGAGCAGCAAGCTATGACGAGTACTTCT GATTATATCTCTCAATTTGACCACACTTCTGGAAA TTCTGATCTGGAGCTAGCTATAGCACTTCAGCAGCAGGAGTTTGAGCGGCAACCTCAAAGATTTCAACCTCCaccaccacagcagcagcagcagcagcaaccacaGATACAGCACCAACCAACTCAATCTGTCCGACCAGGACTTGTTGTTGGTCCAAGG cagaggTCCAACGCCCCACCTCCAGCAAGAAGCGAGTCGAAGAAAGAGAAGTGCATTGTGATGTAA
- the LOC120668784 gene encoding uncharacterized protein LOC120668784 isoform X2 yields the protein MSSDPAPHLPAPVAPPGAAEVDPQSQPAEPPAEPPEVMHRTRAVDFLGRRTPIVYQNDNGPCPLLAICNVLLLKNVISLNPDASEVSQQKLLSLVAERLIDSNSAIQDKDEEYIRNREQNIADAIDLLPRLTTGIDVNVMFRKIDDFEFTRERAIFDLLDIPLYHGWIVDPQDTETATAIGSKSYNALASGLAEFKSGKQTEEDKHMDEEPVDFAAATTAALTIPSPTVSQGISFDEHTLPDSTEPQIRRGDREEEEELMRVLNLSKAETIAAVDGSVSFDTSHSHSSSNVEETPQSESFQSEAPEVVGLTKEEEHGNHAVSDDGSVLPVTNGAVNSSEVVPKESQEALTSKEPEDNAMKNMLPGDLDKSVQSSESTPAYPSHESFAPSDDQPAAPILVEADNKTCRGHFDADQSTDIEVSGDSSTAACEAASGHATTELDEKSDSLNNSEPPPSSIQDCEPIYQGEEHILGTTNVAYDNQEPVYEGEVVLAEQADKTGETSHCIEDKATEHQWELIDNFLRTTANQLTVYGLFCLQEGLNERELCVFFRNNHFNTMFKYNGSLYLLATDQGFISQTDLVWQKLDEVNGDGVFLTSNFTPFKAETPRNDSWNEQQAMTSTSDYISQFDHTSGNSDLELAIALQQQEFERQPQRFQPPPPQQQQQQQPQIQHQPTQSVRPGLVVGPRRSNAPPPARSESKKEKCIVM from the exons ATGTCGTCCGATCCCGCGCCCCACCTCCCCGCGCCGGTGGCTCcgccgggcgcggcggaggtggaTCCCCAGTCCCAGCCGGCCGAGCCGCCCGCCGAGCCGCCAGAGGTGATGCACCGGACGAGGGCCGTCGACTTCCTCGGACGCCGCACGCCCATCGTCTACCAGAACGACAACGGCCCCTGCCCGCTCCTCGCCATCT GTAACGTGCTGCTGCTGAAGAATGTGATCAGCCTGAACCCGGATGCCAGCGAGGTGTCGCAGCAGAAATTGCTCTCTCTCGTCGCCGAACGCCTCATCGATTCCAACAGCGCCATACAG GACAAGGACGAGGAGTACATCCGCAACCGGGAGCAGAACATCGCGGATGCCATCGACCTTCTCCCGCGTCTCACGACAGGCATTGACGTGAATGTTATGTTCAGGAA AATTGATGACTTTGAGTTCACTCGAGAGCGTGCCATATTTGATCTTCTCGATATCCCACTATACCATGGATGGATAGTGGACCCTCAG GATACTGAAACTGCTACTGCTATCGGATCGAAGTCCTACAATGCTCTTGCTTCTGGGCTTGCTGAATTCAAGTCGGGGAAACAAACAGAAGAGGATAAACATATGGATGAAGAACCTGTTGATTTTGCTGCTGCGACTACTGCAGCATTAACGATTCCTTCACCCACTGTTTCTCAAGGCATATCATTTGATGAACATACACTCCCAGACTCAACTGAGCCACAAATAAGGCGAGGCGACcgtgaggaagaggaggaactgATGAGGGTCCTTAATCTATCCAAAGCTGAAACTATAGCTGCAGTTGATGGATCTGTTTCTTTTGACACTTCACATAGCCATTCATCCTCCAACGTGGAGGAAACACCACAGAGTGAGAGTTTTCAGTCAGAGGCACCTGAGGTGGTGGGGCTAACAAAAGAAGAGGAACATGGTAATCACGCTGTGAGTGATGATGGTTCTGTGCTACCGGTTACAAATGGTGCTGTTAATAGCAGTGAAGTTGTGCCCAAAGAATCCCAGGAAGCTTTGACATCTAAAGAACCTGAGGACAATGCAATGAAGAATATGCTACCAGGGGACCTTGATAAATCTGTTCAATCTTCAGAATCTACTCCTGCTTATCCGTCTCATGAATCTTTTGCTCCCAGCGATGACCAGCCTGCTGCTCCCATTCTTGttgaagctgataacaagacctGCAGAGGACATTTTGATGCAGACCAATCTACTGATATTGAGGTCAGCGGTGACTCCTCAACTGCAGCTTGTGAAGCTGCTTCAGGTCATGCTACAACAGAATTGGATGAGAAAAGTGATTCTTTAAATAATTCGGAGCCTCCACCTTCAAGCATTCAGGACTGTGAACCAATATACCAAGGTGAAGAGCACATACTTGGCACCACAAATGTGGCATATGATAATCAAGAGCCGGTGTATGAGGGGGAGGTGGTTCTTGCTGAGCAGGCTGACAAGACTGGGGAAACTAGCCATTGCATAGAAGACAAGGCCACAGAACATCAAT GGGAACTGATCGATAATTTTCTACGGACTACTGCTAACCAGCTAACTGTCTATGG TCTCTTCTGTTTACAAGAGGGACTTAACGAAAGAGAGCTTTGTGTATTCTTCCGTAATAATCACTTCAACACTATGTTCAAG TACAACGGGAGCCTATATCTCCTAGCAACTGATCAAGGTTTTATAAGTCAAACTGATTTGGTGTGGCAAAAGCTGGATGAG gtgaatggCGATGGAGTTTTTCTTACTAGCAACTTCACACCATTTAAGGCTGAAACTCCAAGAAACGATTCATGGAATGAGCAGCAAGCTATGACGAGTACTTCT GATTATATCTCTCAATTTGACCACACTTCTGGAAA TTCTGATCTGGAGCTAGCTATAGCACTTCAGCAGCAGGAGTTTGAGCGGCAACCTCAAAGATTTCAACCTCCaccaccacagcagcagcagcagcagcaaccacaGATACAGCACCAACCAACTCAATCTGTCCGACCAGGACTTGTTGTTGGTCCAAGG aggTCCAACGCCCCACCTCCAGCAAGAAGCGAGTCGAAGAAAGAGAAGTGCATTGTGATGTAA